The following proteins are encoded in a genomic region of Nocardioides conyzicola:
- the smc gene encoding chromosome segregation protein SMC: MYLKSLTLKGFKSFASSTTLQLEPGITCIVGPNGSGKSNVVDALAWVMGEQGAKSLRGGKMEDVIFAGTSGRPPLGRAEVVLTIDNSDGALPIEYSEVTITRTMFRSGGSEYAINGSSCRLLDVQELLSDSGIGREMHVIVGQGQLDTILHATPEDRRGFIEEAAGVLKHRKRKEKALRKLDSTEGNLTRLNDLLVEIRRQLKPLGRQAEVARRAQTVQADVRDARARLLADDLTTARIALQQEMADESILVARREQVEAEVARRAEQETALEAALREDLPALARAQEVWFALSGLRERLRSTQSLAAERIRNAAGTADVEEARSGRDPEQLEAEAGQVREQEQRITAEVDAHRVALEEAVTGRRAAEDAAAEEDRKIAALQRAAADRREGLARLHGQVNTLRSRATAADEEVGRLGLAREEAVARADRAQRDFTSLETRVAGLDAGEEGLDAEHEAATAALDDVEDRLAKARDEALQADRDRTGLAARKDALELGLNRKDGVGALLAASEEISGLLGSVAALVTVRSGFETAIAQALGSAADAVAVVDADAAVGAIAHLKSADLGRAGMLLGGGTAPTHDPARDWPSLPAGATYAADVVECPDTVRAALTRLLSKVAVVDDLDAARALVASLPDVTAVTREGDLIGTHFASGGSSSQPSLIEIQAAVDEASEQLAEAIASSERLGFDMSRLESERLDARKRVDVALAKLHESDATLAAVAEELGQYGSQARAARGEADRLAQAIEKAEEARVQAVAGLTDLEARLAAAEDAPEAEPDTTVREQLAEAARTARQAEMDARLALRTSEERSRALHGRADSLLRAAEKERDARARAAERRERMIREGRAAEAVGLAVGYVLSRLEVSVHRAAEARTAVEQSRSGREQELREVRAAMRELGKEHDELVNSVHRDEMARTQQRMRIEQLEERALEELGLDGDGLVADYGPDQLVPFSGEVAEGEETPAPAPYVRDEQAKRLRLAERSLRELGRVNPLALEEFSAMEERHKFLTEQLEDLKQTRKDLLDIVREVDSRVEQVFTEAYADVSRAFDSTFSRLFPGGEGRLVLTTPDDMLNTGIEVEARPAGKKVKRLSLLSGGERSLVAVCFLVALFKARPSPFYILDEVEAALDDTNLGRLLEIYEELRENSQLLVITHQKRTMEVGDALYGVTMRGDGVSAVISQRLREAESA, encoded by the coding sequence TTGTACCTGAAGAGCCTGACCCTGAAGGGGTTCAAGTCCTTCGCCTCCTCGACGACGCTCCAGCTCGAGCCCGGGATCACCTGCATCGTGGGTCCCAACGGCTCCGGCAAGTCCAACGTCGTCGACGCGCTCGCCTGGGTGATGGGTGAGCAGGGCGCCAAGTCGCTGCGCGGCGGCAAGATGGAGGACGTCATCTTCGCCGGTACGTCGGGGCGCCCGCCGCTCGGGCGCGCCGAGGTCGTCCTGACCATCGACAACTCCGACGGCGCGCTGCCGATCGAGTACTCCGAGGTCACGATCACCCGCACGATGTTCCGCAGCGGTGGGTCCGAGTACGCCATCAACGGCAGCTCGTGCCGTCTGCTCGACGTCCAGGAGCTGCTCTCCGACTCCGGCATCGGCCGCGAGATGCACGTGATCGTCGGGCAGGGACAGCTCGACACGATCCTCCACGCGACGCCCGAGGACCGCCGGGGCTTCATCGAGGAGGCGGCAGGCGTCCTCAAGCACCGCAAGCGCAAGGAGAAGGCGCTCCGCAAGCTGGACTCCACCGAGGGCAACCTGACCCGGCTCAACGACCTGCTGGTCGAGATCCGGCGCCAGCTCAAGCCGCTCGGTCGTCAGGCCGAGGTCGCGCGTCGGGCGCAGACCGTCCAGGCCGACGTCCGCGACGCCCGCGCCCGCCTGCTGGCCGACGACCTGACGACGGCCCGGATCGCGCTGCAGCAGGAGATGGCCGACGAGTCGATCCTGGTCGCGCGCCGCGAGCAGGTCGAGGCCGAAGTCGCCCGCCGCGCCGAGCAGGAGACGGCGCTGGAGGCCGCCCTGCGCGAGGACCTGCCGGCGCTAGCCCGGGCCCAGGAGGTGTGGTTCGCCCTGTCCGGGCTCCGTGAGCGTCTGCGCAGCACCCAGTCGCTGGCCGCCGAGCGGATCCGCAACGCCGCCGGCACCGCCGACGTCGAGGAGGCACGCTCCGGGCGGGACCCCGAGCAGCTCGAGGCGGAGGCCGGTCAGGTCCGCGAGCAGGAGCAGCGGATCACCGCCGAGGTGGACGCCCACCGGGTCGCGCTGGAGGAGGCCGTCACCGGCCGCCGCGCCGCCGAGGACGCCGCCGCCGAGGAGGACCGCAAGATCGCCGCGCTCCAGCGCGCCGCCGCCGACCGGCGTGAGGGCCTCGCCCGGCTGCACGGCCAGGTCAACACCCTGCGCTCGCGCGCGACCGCCGCCGACGAGGAGGTCGGCCGCCTCGGGCTGGCACGCGAGGAGGCCGTGGCCCGCGCCGACCGCGCCCAGCGCGACTTCACCTCGCTCGAGACCCGGGTCGCCGGCCTCGATGCAGGCGAGGAGGGGCTCGACGCCGAGCACGAGGCCGCCACGGCCGCGCTCGACGACGTCGAGGACCGGCTCGCCAAGGCCCGGGACGAGGCGCTCCAGGCCGACCGGGACCGCACCGGGCTCGCCGCCCGCAAGGACGCGCTCGAGCTCGGCCTCAACCGCAAGGACGGCGTCGGCGCCCTGCTGGCCGCCAGCGAGGAGATCTCCGGCCTGCTCGGGTCGGTCGCCGCGCTGGTCACCGTCCGCTCCGGCTTCGAGACCGCGATCGCCCAGGCGCTCGGCTCGGCCGCCGACGCGGTGGCCGTCGTCGACGCGGATGCGGCCGTCGGCGCGATCGCCCACCTCAAGAGCGCCGACCTCGGCCGCGCCGGGATGCTCCTCGGCGGTGGCACCGCCCCGACGCACGACCCGGCCCGCGACTGGCCGAGCCTGCCCGCAGGCGCGACGTACGCCGCCGACGTCGTCGAGTGCCCGGACACCGTCCGCGCGGCCCTGACGCGGCTGCTGTCCAAGGTCGCCGTCGTCGACGACCTCGACGCCGCCCGTGCCCTGGTGGCGTCGCTGCCCGACGTCACCGCCGTGACCCGCGAGGGTGACCTGATCGGCACCCACTTCGCGTCCGGTGGCTCCAGCTCCCAGCCGAGCCTGATCGAGATCCAGGCGGCGGTCGACGAGGCGTCGGAGCAGCTCGCCGAGGCGATCGCCTCCTCGGAGCGGCTCGGCTTCGACATGTCCCGGCTCGAGAGCGAGCGGCTCGACGCGCGCAAGCGGGTCGACGTCGCCCTCGCCAAGCTGCACGAGTCGGACGCCACCCTGGCGGCCGTCGCGGAGGAGCTCGGCCAGTACGGCTCGCAGGCGCGCGCCGCCCGCGGCGAGGCCGACCGCCTCGCCCAGGCGATCGAGAAGGCCGAGGAGGCGCGGGTCCAGGCCGTCGCCGGTCTGACCGACCTCGAGGCCCGCCTCGCGGCGGCCGAGGACGCGCCGGAGGCCGAGCCCGACACCACGGTCCGCGAGCAGCTCGCCGAGGCGGCGCGCACCGCCCGCCAGGCGGAGATGGACGCCCGCCTCGCGCTGCGGACCTCGGAGGAGCGCTCCCGTGCGCTGCACGGTCGCGCCGACTCGCTGCTGCGGGCGGCCGAGAAGGAGCGCGACGCCCGCGCGCGCGCCGCCGAGCGCCGCGAGCGGATGATCCGCGAGGGCCGTGCCGCCGAGGCGGTCGGCCTGGCGGTCGGCTACGTGCTGAGCCGCCTCGAGGTCTCCGTGCACCGGGCGGCCGAGGCCCGGACGGCGGTCGAGCAGTCCCGCAGCGGGCGCGAGCAGGAGCTCCGCGAGGTGCGTGCGGCGATGCGCGAGCTCGGCAAGGAGCACGACGAGCTGGTCAACTCGGTCCACCGCGACGAGATGGCCCGCACCCAGCAGCGGATGCGCATCGAGCAGCTCGAGGAGCGTGCGCTGGAGGAGCTCGGCCTCGACGGCGACGGACTCGTCGCCGACTACGGCCCCGACCAGCTGGTGCCCTTCAGCGGCGAGGTCGCCGAGGGCGAGGAGACGCCCGCCCCGGCGCCGTACGTCCGCGACGAGCAGGCCAAGCGGTTGCGCCTCGCGGAGCGGTCGCTGCGCGAGCTCGGCCGGGTCAACCCGCTGGCGCTCGAGGAGTTCTCGGCGATGGAGGAGCGGCACAAGTTCCTCACCGAGCAGCTCGAGGACCTGAAGCAGACCCGCAAGGACCTCCTCGACATCGTGCGCGAGGTCGACTCGCGCGTCGAGCAGGTCTTCACCGAGGCGTACGCCGACGTCAGCAGGGCCTTCGACTCGACCTTCTCGCGGTTGTTCCCGGGCGGCGAGGGCCGCTTGGTGCTGACCACGCCGGACGACATGCTCAACACCGGCATCGAGGTCGAGGCCCGTCCGGCCGGCAAGAAGGTCAAGCGGCTCTCGCTGCTGTCAGGTGGCGAGCGGTCGCTGGTCGCCGTGTGCTTCCTGGTGGCGCTCTTCAAGGCCCGCCCGTCGCCGTTCTACATCCTCGACGAGGTCGAGGCCGCGCTCGACGACACCAACCTGGGCCGCCTGCTGGAGATCTACGAGGAGCTGCGCGAGAACTCGCAGCTGCTGGTGATCACCCACCAGAAGCGGACCATGGAGGTCGGCGACGCGCTCTACGGCGTGACCATGCGCGGCGACGGCGTCTCCGCGGTGATCAGCCAGCGGCTGCGCGA
- a CDS encoding phosphotransferase: protein MELIGTGRDADVFAYDDGLVLRRNRDGRSSEREGALMVRLAGLGYPLPRVHSVRGPEMVMERVDGPTLGAELFAGTRPAEEGAAILADLHRGLHALPWPGAAPGECLVHLDLHPLNVIMTGGGPVLIDWTNAREGRPGLDVAVTVLTIAQVGLADDDLRDVLLGFLAEFVVRVATPYAAELPEAVAFRRANPHQTPAEAALFDDAVELTRRWA from the coding sequence ATGGAGTTGATCGGCACCGGGCGGGACGCGGACGTCTTCGCGTACGACGACGGCCTGGTCCTGCGGCGCAACCGCGACGGGCGCAGCAGCGAGCGGGAAGGGGCGCTGATGGTCCGGCTCGCCGGCCTCGGCTATCCGCTCCCCCGCGTCCACTCGGTGAGGGGACCGGAGATGGTCATGGAGCGGGTCGACGGCCCGACCCTCGGGGCCGAGCTGTTCGCCGGCACGCGGCCGGCCGAGGAGGGCGCGGCGATCCTCGCCGACCTGCACCGCGGCCTGCATGCGCTGCCGTGGCCCGGTGCCGCACCGGGCGAGTGCCTGGTGCACCTGGACCTGCACCCGCTCAACGTGATCATGACGGGCGGCGGACCGGTGTTGATCGACTGGACCAACGCGCGTGAGGGCCGGCCCGGGCTCGACGTTGCGGTCACGGTGCTGACGATCGCCCAGGTCGGCCTGGCCGACGACGACCTGCGCGACGTGCTCCTCGGCTTCCTCGCCGAGTTCGTCGTCCGGGTCGCCACGCCGTACGCCGCGGAGCTGCCGGAGGCGGTCGCGTTCCGTCGCGCCAACCCGCACCAGACCCCGGCCGAGGCCGCGCTCTTCGACGACGCCGTGGAGCTCACCCGACGCTGGGCGTGA